In one window of Branchiostoma lanceolatum isolate klBraLanc5 chromosome 15, klBraLanc5.hap2, whole genome shotgun sequence DNA:
- the LOC136449358 gene encoding uncharacterized protein, with the protein MLENPALALYTRFYPLTFHNRVALRIEILVVDGSGCASHEAFCNGACRPRESFCPAFEGCVPQYYNSGDNIFCEDVMEAECGLESTTKLEDLGCLEIDSQFIPCWDDVSPGEYQEVFHQSQECDNTEDCSTGKDEENCDGEGKFH; encoded by the exons ATGCTGGAGAACCCGGCTCTTGCCCTCTACACTCGCTTCTACCCTCTCACCTTCCACAATCGGGTTGCACTAAGGATCGAAATCCTCGTCGTAGACG GTTCCGGATGTGCATCGCACGAGGCCTTCTGTAACGGGGCATGTCGACCGAGGGAAAGTTTCTGTCCGGCTTTTGAGGGATGTGTGCCGCAGTACTATAACAGCGGAGACAA CATCTTCTGTGAGGACGTGATGGAAGCTGAGTGCGGTCTGGAATCGACCACCAAGTTGGAAGATCTCGGATGTTTGG AAATCGACAGTCAGTTCATACCGTGTTGGGATGACGTCAGTCCTGGAGAGTACCAGGAAGTGTTCCACCAAAGCCAGGAATGTGACAACACAGAAGACTGCTCCACAGGGAAGGACGAGGAAAACTGTGATGGTGAGGGAAAATTCCACTAA